The uncultured Hyphomonas sp. genome includes a window with the following:
- a CDS encoding cell division protein FtsX, producing the protein MARETPLLPVEDAREAALFFVVAALCFLAALAALSAKSTYGAARSWTAEVEGELTVTLQDVDRRAAEDARKLIEKTEGVTSAHLLSKEEIDELLAPNFGNRGLPDSLPLPQLVAVTADPGVMDMGPTLQRVLTEAGYDSAVDEHADWAGDVRRVLAITRLIALTAVALLASTAVAVIAFATHAALLARRDIVDVLHLSGARDRFIASLFERRFWVLGLRAGAVGALLALGAAAAAIFAAKAHGAHAGLLPELSLDYLDLVVLVLTPVIAGLAARIAARVTVIRALKSMM; encoded by the coding sequence ATGGCGCGTGAAACACCCCTCCTGCCTGTCGAAGATGCGCGCGAAGCGGCGCTGTTCTTCGTCGTGGCCGCGCTCTGCTTCCTGGCGGCGCTGGCGGCCCTCTCTGCCAAGTCTACCTATGGTGCGGCGCGGTCCTGGACGGCGGAAGTGGAAGGCGAACTGACGGTCACGCTGCAGGATGTCGACCGGCGCGCGGCCGAAGATGCCCGCAAGCTGATCGAGAAGACCGAGGGCGTGACCTCGGCGCACCTCCTGTCGAAGGAAGAGATCGACGAGCTGCTGGCGCCGAATTTCGGCAATCGCGGCCTGCCGGACAGCCTGCCCCTGCCGCAGCTGGTCGCCGTGACCGCGGATCCGGGCGTGATGGACATGGGGCCGACCCTGCAGCGCGTGCTGACTGAAGCAGGCTATGACAGCGCCGTGGACGAGCACGCCGACTGGGCCGGCGATGTGCGCCGCGTGCTGGCGATCACCCGCCTGATTGCCCTGACGGCTGTGGCGCTGCTCGCCTCGACCGCCGTCGCGGTGATTGCGTTCGCGACGCATGCGGCGCTGCTGGCACGGCGGGACATTGTCGATGTGCTGCACCTCTCCGGCGCGCGGGACCGGTTCATCGCCAGCCTGTTCGAGCGGCGTTTCTGGGTGCTGGGTCTCAGGGCCGGGGCGGTCGGCGCCTTGCTGGCGCTGGGCGCTGCGGCTGCCGCGATTTTTGCGGCCAAGGCACATGGCGCGCATGCGGGTCTTCTGCCTGAACTCAGCCTCGACTATCTGGACCTTGTTGTTCTCGTCCTGACCCCGGTGATCGCCGGTCTGGCCGCGCGCATCGCCGCGCGGGTGACAGTGATCCGCGCGCTCAAGAGCATGATGTGA
- the ftsE gene encoding cell division ATP-binding protein FtsE codes for MTLSRLDPFDDIAVRLDNVSLRYDTSDDVLSGIDLSLKQGSFTFLTGASGAGKSSLLKLLYLALKPTRGEVSLFGRPTGRLARDQLSAMRRRVGVVFQEFRLLEHLSAYENVALPLRVVGRKDADYRGDVEELLAWVGLGKRLHAKPPTLSGGEQQRVAIARAVVTQPDILIADEPTGNVDPEMGSRLMRLFLELNKRRGTTVIIATHDLGLVRQVEAPVYRLNNGLLVRDVEFGDDGAAGRRRTDPAKAAD; via the coding sequence ATGACCCTTTCGAGACTCGACCCTTTTGACGATATTGCTGTGCGTCTGGATAACGTGTCGTTACGCTACGACACTTCGGATGACGTTCTTAGCGGCATTGATCTCAGCCTGAAACAGGGATCTTTCACTTTCCTGACAGGGGCGTCAGGTGCGGGAAAATCCAGCCTTCTGAAGCTGCTATACCTGGCGTTGAAGCCGACACGCGGGGAAGTCTCGCTGTTTGGCCGCCCGACAGGGCGCCTTGCCCGGGACCAGCTGTCGGCCATGCGCCGCCGTGTTGGGGTCGTGTTCCAGGAATTTCGCCTGCTGGAGCATCTCTCCGCCTATGAAAATGTCGCCCTGCCGCTGCGCGTCGTTGGCCGCAAGGATGCCGACTATCGGGGCGATGTGGAGGAATTGCTGGCATGGGTCGGCCTCGGCAAGCGGCTGCATGCGAAACCGCCGACCCTGTCAGGCGGGGAACAGCAGCGTGTGGCCATCGCCCGGGCAGTTGTCACCCAGCCGGATATCCTGATCGCCGACGAGCCGACCGGGAATGTCGATCCGGAAATGGGTTCGCGCCTGATGCGGCTTTTCCTGGAGCTGAACAAACGCCGCGGCACGACGGTGATCATCGCGACGCACGACCTCGGTCTCGTCCGGCAGGTGGAGGCGCCGGTGTACCGGCTGAACAATGGCCTTCTGGTGCGCGATGTTGAATTCGGTGACGACGGCGCGGCTGGCCGCCGGCGGACAGACCCGGCAAAGGCGGCGGACTGA
- a CDS encoding MJ0042-type zinc finger domain-containing protein, producing MILTCPNCETQYFADDSTIGESGRTVKCAACGHSWFVAPPGLEMDPARANPAAAHEIYRERVREQRRRKSRTAALLSWIGTAVLFFALGVAAIMFRNDVVKVFPRAAAAYKMAGFTVNRFGIEFADIERSRTFNDTIPVVTVSGRAVNVARSTVDTPLVKVDLKDERGRTVATRYGAIQPAELAAGSDGNFQVVLEQAPMESFQVELSLVDRAEAPPDALAPPAPAGDAAMPETADETPAGEDAE from the coding sequence ATGATCCTCACCTGCCCGAATTGTGAGACACAGTATTTCGCCGATGACTCAACAATCGGTGAAAGCGGCCGCACTGTGAAGTGCGCGGCCTGCGGGCATTCATGGTTCGTTGCTCCGCCGGGGCTCGAAATGGACCCGGCCCGGGCAAACCCGGCCGCCGCCCATGAAATCTACCGCGAGCGGGTACGCGAACAGCGCCGCCGCAAGAGCCGCACGGCCGCCCTGCTCTCCTGGATCGGCACGGCTGTCCTGTTTTTCGCGCTGGGCGTGGCGGCCATCATGTTCCGCAATGATGTGGTGAAAGTGTTCCCGCGCGCTGCCGCCGCCTACAAGATGGCCGGCTTTACGGTGAACCGGTTCGGTATCGAATTCGCGGACATTGAGCGCTCGCGTACCTTCAACGACACGATTCCGGTCGTCACGGTCTCCGGACGGGCGGTCAATGTGGCCCGCTCAACCGTCGACACACCACTGGTGAAGGTGGACCTGAAAGACGAGCGCGGCCGCACCGTCGCCACCCGCTATGGCGCCATCCAGCCTGCCGAGCTGGCTGCAGGCAGCGATGGCAATTTCCAGGTCGTGCTGGAACAGGCGCCGATGGAAAGTTTCCAGGTCGAGCTTTCCCTCGTCGACCGGGCCGAGGCGCCGCCGGACGCGCTGGCGCCCCCCGCCCCGGCAGGAGACGCCGCCATGCCTGAAACGGCAGATGAAACACCCGCCGGGGAAGACGCCGAATGA
- a CDS encoding phosphoribosyltransferase family protein — translation MSQDQKIEVIVPEDQLMARIDELADRLAPRLTGDWTVVSILIGATPFTSDLMKALARRGVHPMLDVIWLESYRDARESSGRVVVRADLSRQVKDRGVLLLDDVFDTGRTLDFAKHHLLAKGAKEVITCTLTQKPWAPRGEKGVDFCAFDSPGRYLVGYGMDDAGKYRGLPYIGALD, via the coding sequence ATGAGCCAGGACCAGAAGATCGAAGTCATCGTCCCGGAAGACCAGCTGATGGCGCGGATCGATGAACTGGCCGACCGGCTGGCCCCGCGCCTGACCGGCGACTGGACGGTCGTCTCCATCCTGATCGGCGCAACGCCCTTTACATCAGACCTGATGAAGGCGCTCGCCCGGCGCGGCGTCCATCCGATGCTGGATGTGATCTGGCTGGAAAGCTACCGGGATGCCCGCGAAAGCTCCGGCCGGGTGGTCGTCCGGGCAGACCTGTCACGCCAGGTGAAGGATCGCGGCGTGCTGCTGCTCGACGATGTGTTCGACACCGGCCGGACGCTGGACTTTGCCAAGCATCACCTTCTCGCCAAAGGGGCGAAGGAAGTCATCACCTGCACGCTGACCCAGAAACCCTGGGCGCCGCGCGGCGAAAAAGGCGTCGATTTCTGCGCCTTCGATTCCCCGGGCCGCTACCTCGTCGGCTACGGCATGGACGACGCCGGCAAATACCGCGGCCTGCCCTATATTGGCGCGCTGGACTGA
- a CDS encoding D-glycerate dehydrogenase yields the protein MPTRKLKIVVTRKLPAAVELRMKELFDARLNEDDHPFTQEELAEAMQTADVLVPTVTDHIDGRLLARAGEQLRLIAQFGAGVDNIDVQSAIQRGITVTNTPGVLTDDTADVAMSLILSVPRRLHEGAKIMDGGGFDGWTPTWMLGRRLAGKRLGIIGMGRIGQAVARRARSFGLQIHYHNRKPVGARIEEQLEATYWDSLDQMLARMDIVSINCPHTPATFHLMNARRIELMKPEAFIVNTARGEVIDEAALARAIKAGKLAGAGLDVFEREPAVNEELIGLPNVLLLPHMGSATIEGRTEMGEKVIINIKTFADGHRPPDRVIPAIL from the coding sequence ATGCCGACCAGGAAGCTGAAGATCGTCGTCACCCGCAAACTGCCGGCTGCGGTAGAGTTGCGGATGAAGGAGTTGTTCGACGCCCGCCTCAATGAGGACGATCACCCCTTCACGCAGGAAGAACTGGCCGAGGCGATGCAGACCGCCGACGTGCTGGTGCCCACCGTGACTGACCATATCGACGGCCGCCTGCTGGCCCGCGCCGGCGAACAGCTGCGCCTGATCGCCCAGTTCGGGGCCGGGGTGGACAATATCGACGTGCAAAGCGCCATCCAGCGCGGCATCACCGTGACCAACACGCCGGGCGTGCTGACCGATGACACGGCCGATGTCGCCATGTCGCTGATCCTTTCCGTGCCGCGCCGCCTGCATGAGGGCGCGAAGATCATGGATGGCGGCGGCTTCGATGGCTGGACGCCGACCTGGATGCTCGGCCGCCGTCTTGCCGGCAAGCGCCTCGGCATTATCGGCATGGGCCGCATCGGCCAGGCCGTGGCCCGCCGGGCCCGCTCCTTTGGCCTGCAGATCCATTATCACAACCGCAAGCCGGTCGGCGCGCGGATCGAGGAACAGCTGGAGGCGACCTATTGGGACAGCCTCGACCAGATGCTGGCCCGGATGGACATCGTCTCCATCAACTGCCCGCACACGCCGGCCACGTTCCACCTGATGAATGCCCGCCGGATCGAGCTGATGAAGCCGGAAGCCTTCATCGTGAACACGGCCCGCGGCGAAGTGATCGACGAAGCCGCGCTCGCCCGCGCCATCAAGGCCGGCAAACTGGCCGGGGCAGGGCTGGACGTGTTCGAGCGCGAACCGGCGGTGAATGAAGAGCTGATCGGCCTGCCGAACGTGTTGCTGCTGCCGCACATGGGGTCAGCCACGATCGAGGGCCGCACCGAGATGGGCGAGAAGGTCATCATCAACATCAAGACCTTCGCCGACGGCCACCGCCCGCCAGACCGCGTGATCCCTGCAATTCTGTAG
- a CDS encoding SH3 domain-containing protein, whose protein sequence is MKWAPILISAVLLIGGTAMAQAPELVRVSRFSGKPVPRFETLKFAMVNGRAGPSKDHPVLWEYQRKGLPLLVIKESQNWRRVRDPSGTEVWVHARMLEDGHKAYVQTPTVLRQDPMEGAEPVADLGRGVLVDLGACSRGWCRVQAKDYRGYAPQTSLWGADTGEAGL, encoded by the coding sequence ATGAAGTGGGCACCCATCCTGATCTCGGCCGTCTTGCTGATTGGCGGCACCGCCATGGCGCAGGCACCGGAACTGGTGCGCGTGTCGCGATTCTCCGGAAAACCCGTCCCTCGCTTCGAAACGCTGAAATTCGCCATGGTCAACGGCCGGGCCGGCCCGTCCAAGGATCATCCGGTCCTGTGGGAATACCAGCGCAAGGGCCTGCCCCTGCTGGTGATCAAGGAAAGCCAGAACTGGCGGCGCGTGCGCGACCCGTCCGGCACCGAAGTCTGGGTCCATGCCCGGATGCTGGAAGACGGTCACAAGGCCTATGTGCAGACCCCCACCGTGCTGCGCCAGGACCCGATGGAAGGCGCCGAACCCGTGGCCGATCTTGGCCGCGGCGTGCTGGTCGATCTGGGTGCCTGTTCGCGCGGCTGGTGCCGGGTCCAGGCGAAGGATTACCGGGGCTATGCGCCCCAGACTTCCCTGTGGGGCGCAGACACCGGCGAAGCCGGTCTCTGA
- the fabA gene encoding bifunctional 3-hydroxydecanoyl-ACP dehydratase/trans-2-decenoyl-ACP isomerase — MSGPHDYHKPQSSYSKEDLLESGKGGYFGPGNAQLPAPPMLMMDRITEITMDGGQFGKGHVVAELDITPDLWFFECHFPGDPVMPGCLGLDAMWQIVGYWLGWSGSPGKGRALGVGDVRFTGEITPDKKLVRYEIDMKRVRRGKLVLGIADGRVYVDGEHVYTATDMRVGLKNMDQPA; from the coding sequence ATGTCCGGACCGCACGACTATCACAAGCCCCAATCCTCCTACTCCAAGGAAGACCTGCTCGAATCTGGCAAGGGCGGCTATTTCGGGCCCGGCAACGCTCAGCTTCCGGCCCCGCCGATGCTGATGATGGACCGGATCACCGAGATCACGATGGATGGCGGCCAGTTCGGCAAGGGCCATGTCGTCGCCGAGCTCGATATCACGCCGGACCTCTGGTTCTTCGAATGCCACTTCCCGGGCGACCCCGTCATGCCGGGCTGTCTTGGCCTCGATGCGATGTGGCAGATCGTCGGCTACTGGCTCGGCTGGTCGGGTAGCCCCGGCAAGGGCCGCGCGCTCGGCGTGGGCGATGTCCGCTTCACCGGCGAGATCACGCCGGACAAGAAACTGGTGCGCTACGAGATCGACATGAAGCGCGTGCGCCGCGGCAAGCTGGTGCTCGGCATTGCCGACGGCCGTGTCTATGTCGACGGCGAACACGTCTACACCGCCACCGACATGCGCGTCGGCCTGAAGAATATGGACCAGCCAGCCTGA
- a CDS encoding enoyl-ACP reductase — protein sequence MADDWTPPEGTLMKGKRGIVMGVANQNSIAWGIAQQLAAQGAEIAFTYQGENLERRVRPLVESIGMDFMIPADVTDDASMDAAFASVKEKWGKIDFLVHSIAFAGKDELVGSMVENTTREGFRRAMDISVYSFIDSARRAAEIMPDGGAMICMTYLGAERTVPSYNVMGVAKAALEASTRYAARDLGTQGIRVNAISAGAMRTLSLAGIRGGKSLMGTGRDWSLLKEDTRMSGVAGCALYLLSELGHSIAGEIIHVDAGFHAVGVPELPEE from the coding sequence ATGGCTGACGACTGGACCCCGCCCGAAGGCACCCTGATGAAGGGCAAGCGCGGCATCGTGATGGGTGTTGCCAACCAGAACTCCATCGCCTGGGGCATTGCCCAGCAGCTGGCCGCCCAGGGCGCCGAGATTGCCTTCACCTATCAGGGCGAAAACCTTGAGCGCCGCGTGCGCCCGCTGGTCGAGTCCATCGGCATGGATTTCATGATCCCCGCTGACGTGACCGACGATGCCTCGATGGACGCCGCCTTCGCCTCGGTGAAGGAGAAATGGGGCAAGATCGATTTCCTCGTCCACTCCATCGCCTTTGCCGGCAAGGACGAACTGGTCGGCTCCATGGTTGAGAACACCACCCGCGAAGGCTTCCGCCGCGCGATGGACATCTCGGTCTATTCCTTCATCGACAGTGCCCGCCGCGCGGCTGAAATCATGCCGGATGGCGGCGCAATGATCTGCATGACCTATCTGGGCGCCGAGCGCACGGTGCCGTCCTACAACGTCATGGGCGTTGCCAAGGCCGCGCTGGAGGCCTCCACCCGCTACGCCGCGCGTGACCTCGGTACGCAGGGCATCCGCGTCAACGCGATCAGCGCCGGCGCCATGCGCACGCTCTCCCTCGCTGGCATCCGCGGTGGCAAGAGCCTGATGGGCACGGGCCGCGACTGGTCCCTCCTCAAGGAAGACACCCGCATGTCCGGCGTCGCCGGCTGCGCGCTTTACCTCCTGTCGGAACTCGGCCATTCTATCGCAGGTGAAATTATTCACGTCGATGCTGGCTTCCACGCCGTCGGCGTGCCGGAGTTGCCAGAAGAATAA
- a CDS encoding leucine-rich repeat domain-containing protein, whose product MTDPNGPPEGLFLDELEAVADEARDLAEHLRAPNYLPTGFPKDDVRLLCTALQGLSRGTTLAAVETLDYARKRIVIWRREYFPAKRPHENIQDLDKPPTQDRHGLLDNKLTKILAGVSTAISTYEEVTGKVVKLDVRPEQAVTPEEEQSTELHGLSEKAVDTVADIEELENQARADESSEIQKTVGLPLHDLKTRAQIAAVETAQKRPQLSLLTKVSRGLRYAASTVWDICCNADKDLAPLAKAWGEWNKAQLQSILEQVRIVSTGIDQSVRNIRERRAAANSPIDDKTLEQWEFEAIISLLTGQAIPIARRPYLRYLFIDASDEGLFEALKSAGAPLDKIYADQEADRWQRRIVFSNLAPLAELTSLQTLYLSRTQVSDLTPLAELKSLDSLFLANTQVSDLTPLAQLTSMHSLDCANTQVSDLTPLAQLTSMHSLNLSNTQVSDLTPLAELKSLDSLFLANTQVSDLTPLTQLTSLDSLYLDGTQVSDLTPLAQLTSLNSLDLDNTQVSDLTPLAELKSLDSLFLNRTQVSDLTPLAELKSLDSLYLDGAQVSDLTPLAQLTSLNSLDLDNTQVSDLTSLAQLTSIHSLNLSNTQVSDLTPLAELKSLDSLFLTNTQVSDLTPLAQLISLDSLDCTNTQVSDLTPLANLANLRLLYFDNTQISDLTPLASLTNLHSLYLDSTQISNLSPLTQLTSLYLLYLDGAQVSDWSPVDHVDIVYGRPVDWPREPRR is encoded by the coding sequence ATGACTGATCCGAACGGACCACCGGAAGGTCTTTTTCTGGATGAGCTGGAAGCTGTCGCAGACGAAGCGCGTGATCTGGCCGAGCATCTGCGAGCTCCGAACTATCTGCCTACGGGTTTTCCGAAGGACGATGTTCGACTTCTATGCACAGCTCTTCAGGGGCTGTCTCGCGGAACAACTCTGGCGGCTGTTGAAACACTCGACTATGCGCGCAAACGGATTGTTATCTGGAGGCGAGAGTATTTTCCGGCCAAGCGCCCCCATGAAAATATTCAGGACCTCGACAAGCCTCCTACGCAGGATCGGCATGGGTTGCTGGACAACAAGCTGACTAAAATTCTGGCGGGCGTCAGCACGGCTATCTCGACCTACGAAGAAGTTACCGGAAAAGTTGTCAAATTGGACGTTCGTCCGGAACAAGCAGTTACACCTGAAGAAGAACAATCAACTGAACTGCATGGGCTCTCAGAGAAAGCTGTTGATACTGTAGCAGATATCGAGGAATTGGAAAATCAGGCTCGGGCTGACGAAAGTTCCGAAATTCAAAAAACCGTGGGCCTCCCCCTGCACGACCTTAAGACACGCGCACAGATTGCAGCCGTTGAAACCGCTCAGAAGCGGCCTCAGCTCAGCCTACTGACTAAAGTCAGTCGTGGCCTTCGCTATGCAGCAAGTACTGTTTGGGATATATGCTGCAACGCTGACAAGGATTTGGCGCCGCTAGCAAAGGCATGGGGCGAGTGGAACAAAGCGCAGCTCCAATCCATTCTTGAGCAGGTCAGAATTGTTTCTACTGGGATCGATCAGTCCGTCAGGAATATCCGGGAGAGACGGGCTGCCGCCAATTCACCCATCGACGATAAAACGCTCGAGCAATGGGAATTTGAAGCAATCATTTCGCTGCTTACGGGCCAGGCGATTCCAATCGCACGGCGCCCTTACTTACGCTACTTATTCATTGATGCCAGCGACGAAGGTCTCTTCGAAGCCCTCAAATCCGCCGGCGCCCCGCTTGACAAAATTTATGCCGATCAAGAAGCAGATCGATGGCAGCGGCGAATTGTGTTTTCGAACCTTGCCCCTCTTGCCGAACTCACAAGCCTGCAGACACTCTACCTCAGCAGAACACAGGTCTCTGACCTTACTCCGCTCGCCGAACTAAAAAGCCTGGACTCGCTATTCCTCGCCAACACGCAGGTTTCTGACCTTACCCCCCTTGCCCAACTCACAAGTATGCACTCGCTTGACTGTGCAAACACACAGGTCTCTGACCTTACTCCCCTTGCCCAACTCACAAGTATGCACTCGCTCAACCTCTCCAACACGCAGGTCTCTGACCTTACTCCGCTCGCCGAACTAAAAAGCCTGGACTCGCTATTCCTCGCCAACACGCAGGTTTCTGACCTCACCCCCCTTACCCAACTCACAAGCCTGGACTCGCTATACCTCGACGGTACACAGGTCTCTGACCTTACCCCCCTTGCCCAACTCACAAGCCTGAACTCGCTCGACCTCGACAACACACAGGTCTCTGACCTTACTCCGCTCGCCGAGCTAAAAAGCCTGGACTCGCTATTCCTCAACAGAACACAGGTCTCTGACCTTACTCCGCTCGCCGAACTAAAAAGCCTGGACTCGCTATACCTCGACGGCGCACAGGTTTCTGACCTTACCCCACTTGCCCAACTCACAAGCCTGAACTCGCTCGACCTCGACAACACACAGGTCTCTGACCTTACTTCCCTTGCCCAACTCACAAGTATTCACTCGCTCAACCTCTCCAACACGCAGGTCTCTGACCTTACTCCGCTCGCCGAACTAAAAAGCCTGGACTCGCTATTCCTCACCAACACGCAGGTTTCTGACCTTACCCCCCTTGCCCAACTCATAAGCCTGGACTCGCTCGACTGCACCAATACACAGGTTTCTGACCTTACCCCCCTAGCCAATCTCGCAAACCTGCGCTTGCTGTACTTCGACAACACACAGATCTCTGACCTTACTCCCCTTGCCAGTCTGACAAACCTGCACTCGCTGTACTTAGACAGTACACAGATCTCTAACCTTAGCCCCCTTACCCAACTCACAAGCCTGTACTTGCTATACCTCGACGGCGCACAGGTCTCTGATTGGTCGCCTGTCGATCACGTCGATATTGTTTATGGTCGCCCTGTGGATTGGCCGCGAGAACCCCGCCGGTGA
- a CDS encoding YjhX family toxin — protein sequence MDISRAEQRILHLLAQGGHIEIIRNEHNKPEDLLCFTRDGWRYPGLSLRLFRKLKRKRAIASQGGKPYRITRRGLELVRAEFDNR from the coding sequence ATGGATATCTCCCGCGCAGAACAGCGCATCCTCCACCTGCTCGCACAGGGCGGGCATATCGAAATCATCCGCAACGAACACAACAAGCCGGAAGACCTGCTTTGCTTCACCCGCGATGGCTGGCGCTATCCGGGCCTGAGCCTTCGCCTCTTCCGCAAGCTGAAGCGCAAACGCGCCATCGCCTCGCAGGGCGGCAAGCCTTACCGCATCACGCGGCGCGGGCTGGAGCTCGTCCGCGCGGAGTTCGACAATCGTTAG
- a CDS encoding NAD(P)H-dependent oxidoreductase, translated as MPARIFIWVGHPRATSLSHGLADAYQRGAEANGAEIRRMHLSDMDFDPDLTEGYYARKTLEPCLEEWRQNLSWANHTCWAYPQWWGGMPAKMKGVLDRCFLPGYAMQYHEKDPFWDRLLAGRSADVLMTSDAPVWFDQLTYSRAAKKHVQKPVMNFVGIKPMRLLQVGPVKTANEATIAKWLKKAEARGAAAAKRLARA; from the coding sequence ATGCCTGCACGTATCTTCATCTGGGTCGGCCACCCGCGGGCCACCTCCCTCAGCCATGGCCTTGCGGATGCCTATCAGCGCGGCGCCGAGGCGAACGGTGCAGAGATCCGCCGCATGCACCTCTCCGACATGGATTTCGACCCGGACCTGACCGAAGGCTATTACGCCCGCAAAACGCTGGAGCCGTGCCTGGAGGAATGGCGGCAGAACCTCTCCTGGGCGAACCATACCTGCTGGGCCTATCCGCAATGGTGGGGCGGCATGCCGGCCAAGATGAAGGGTGTGCTCGACCGCTGTTTCCTGCCCGGCTACGCGATGCAGTATCACGAGAAGGACCCGTTCTGGGACCGGCTGCTCGCCGGGCGCAGCGCCGATGTGCTGATGACGTCAGACGCCCCGGTCTGGTTCGACCAGCTGACCTACAGCCGGGCGGCCAAGAAGCATGTGCAGAAGCCGGTCATGAACTTCGTCGGCATAAAGCCGATGCGCCTGCTGCAGGTCGGCCCGGTGAAGACGGCGAATGAGGCCACCATCGCCAAATGGCTGAAGAAGGCGGAGGCGCGCGGCGCGGCCGCCGCAAAACGCCTTGCGCGGGCATGA
- a CDS encoding CAP domain-containing protein: protein MRALFLLSGLLFAALPAAACNMDVHHRGVTVADYVETVQPCLRAWPSGFTADARMEADFFTRVNEERTALGLKPLRFRPELLDAARFQSLDMAYNKFFGHESPDGRHHDARVAAFDRSALVEYSAENVAMVEVIGGRWNLNRNAVERLHGNLMDSPGHRANILNPDITDVAIGVVRTDSGVWVTQVFVELSGALPAPLPVRMQPGQRLNMTPTLSGWSFQHFDAKLPDNRYTVINGSIPKAVSGDIELTAYGKMRGEKPGMYYTIRLPGPALTVGR from the coding sequence ATGCGCGCGTTGTTTCTTTTATCCGGTCTTCTGTTTGCGGCCCTGCCGGCGGCGGCCTGCAATATGGATGTGCACCATCGCGGCGTGACCGTGGCGGACTATGTCGAGACCGTCCAACCCTGCCTGCGCGCCTGGCCGTCGGGTTTTACCGCCGATGCGCGGATGGAGGCGGACTTTTTCACCCGTGTGAATGAAGAGCGCACAGCGCTTGGGCTGAAGCCGCTGCGTTTCCGGCCGGAATTGCTGGATGCGGCACGGTTCCAGAGTCTCGACATGGCCTACAACAAATTCTTCGGGCATGAGAGCCCTGACGGACGCCACCATGATGCGCGCGTCGCCGCCTTCGACCGCAGCGCGCTGGTCGAATACAGCGCCGAGAATGTCGCCATGGTGGAAGTGATCGGCGGGCGGTGGAATTTGAATCGCAATGCCGTTGAGCGCCTGCATGGCAATCTGATGGACAGCCCCGGCCACCGCGCGAACATTCTCAATCCGGACATTACCGATGTTGCGATAGGGGTGGTGCGGACAGACTCCGGCGTGTGGGTGACGCAGGTTTTCGTCGAACTGTCAGGCGCGCTCCCGGCGCCGCTGCCGGTGCGCATGCAGCCCGGCCAGCGGCTGAACATGACACCCACCTTGAGCGGGTGGAGCTTCCAGCATTTCGACGCCAAGCTTCCCGATAATCGCTACACGGTCATAAATGGATCGATCCCGAAAGCAGTCTCGGGCGATATAGAACTGACCGCCTATGGCAAGATGCGCGGCGAGAAGCCGGGCATGTACTATACGATCCGCCTGCCCGGCCCGGCGTTGACGGTGGGGCGTTAG
- the udk gene encoding uridine kinase, producing MTKRKSFLIAMSGGSGSGKSTLAEALLDHLPDGKAVMFGEDAYYHPMSFYGDPANEEERNALIATINYDAPASKEVDHLVKDLRALKSGQGIDQPIYDYDRHDRSTKTRRIEPAPVLILEGIHALSMPKIRSLIDLSVYVDTPDDLRLARRIRRDVVERGRDVESVLQQYLGTVRAAHYRWTHPAKFEADLVIADEGLPAYGNVRPTGEALERMLAPVLARLQTAGVN from the coding sequence ATGACCAAGCGCAAATCCTTCCTCATCGCGATGTCCGGCGGGTCCGGATCCGGCAAGTCCACCCTGGCTGAGGCGCTGCTCGATCATTTGCCGGACGGCAAGGCCGTGATGTTCGGGGAAGATGCCTATTACCACCCGATGAGCTTTTACGGTGACCCGGCCAATGAGGAAGAGCGGAACGCCCTGATCGCGACGATCAACTATGACGCCCCGGCCTCCAAGGAGGTCGACCATCTGGTGAAAGACCTGCGCGCGCTGAAATCGGGGCAGGGGATCGACCAGCCGATCTATGATTATGACCGCCACGACCGCAGCACGAAGACACGCCGGATCGAGCCTGCGCCGGTGCTGATCCTGGAAGGCATCCATGCCCTGTCCATGCCCAAGATCCGGTCCCTGATCGACCTGTCGGTCTATGTCGACACGCCGGACGATCTGCGCCTCGCGCGCCGGATCCGGCGGGACGTTGTGGAGCGCGGGCGCGATGTGGAAAGCGTGCTGCAGCAATATCTGGGCACCGTCCGGGCGGCGCATTATCGCTGGACCCATCCGGCGAAGTTCGAGGCAGATCTCGTGATCGCCGACGAAGGCCTGCCGGCCTATGGCAATGTGCGGCCGACGGGTGAAGCGCTGGAGCGGATGCTCGCGCCTGTGCTGGCGCGCCTGCAGACGGCCGGGGTCAACTGA